In the genome of Lacerta agilis isolate rLacAgi1 chromosome 2, rLacAgi1.pri, whole genome shotgun sequence, one region contains:
- the KIF20A gene encoding kinesin-like protein KIF20A, whose amino-acid sequence MASPAGLLSDEEAVTSPVLESTVAECGAGLCRDLLAEFSAISSSSEQAASDDNGKVKVYARVRPLKPAEVEKQEDKGCVCIENSETLLLKAPKDSFTMRNTERGVGQAVHKFTFTQIFGPEVGQAAFFDATIKDVVKDVLHGQNWLVYTYGVTNSGKTYTIQGSGADAGILPRSLAIIFNSIGTRLYRATDLKPFLSSEVTWLDSKQVQQEEMKKQALLCGKMKEEELYNSLNKNYSTASQLQAGTSGSIDSGLGGLSYSCQSANLTSTSHLEETGLRWADPDNVSVLAQDDVQFSIWVSFFEIYNELIYDLLETTTLGPNCKRPTLRLCEDQTGNPYVKDLNWINVQHAAEAWKLLQLGRRNQSFASTHMNQHSSRSHSVFSIRILHLQGSSSGMEPKISEMSLCDLAGSERCKEQRTGDRMKEANNINTSLHTLGRCLTLLRQNQQARLKHSVVPFRDSKLTRVFQGFFTGRGQSCMIVNINPCASSYDETLHVAKFSAIASQLLQAPSKPLSIQSLIKEHSLRRKKIPAEVPYHEAESDEESEDEMDVTTYDKEDLLCVVEAVRDLLVKERREKLELEMRLRREICNEMMDLIQKKEQWTWEHMDIQKEMLEEAYEDRMNTLKESLTDYYQEKIESQDEKIQELQDALQEAERQQQLQERKEEDLEQTTRKSKRLAAVTSAQNQAKLEQCQAELQRTAEELRKYQKMLEPPLSSKPVTMNVDRKLEEGQKNVRLLRSELQKLGESLQSAERACCHSTGAGKLRETISKCDNILVKQDQTLAELQNNMMLVKMDLRKKAACIAEQFHTVQKLQAAPTSCSKKRLCANNENVQPRSQPPVKKPFLHNILTRTTALPAVAIESPYSSILRTRGTPTFKSMAFGKKH is encoded by the exons ATGGCCTCCCCAGCAGGGCTGTTATCTGATGAAGAAGCTGTCACTTCTCCTGTACTGGAGTCCACTGTGGCAGAATGTGGAGCTGGCTTGTGCCGAGACCTCTTGGCGGAGTTTTCTGCCATCTCTTCAAGCAGTGAGCAG GCTGCTTCTGATGACAATGGAAAAGTGAAGGTGTATGCAAGAGTGCGACCCCTGAAACCAGCCGAGGTGGAGAAACAGGAAGATAAA GGCTGTGTCTGTATTGAGAATTCCGAGACCCTTCTTCTCAAAGCACCAAAGGATTCCTTCACCATGAGAAACACTGAACGAGGGGTTGGTCAGGCGGTGCACAAATTCACCTTTACTCAG ATCTTTGGGCCAGAGGTGGGCCAGGCGGCTTTCTTTGATGCAACGATAAAGGATGTGGTGAAGGATGTGCTCCATGGGCAGAACTGGCTTGTTTACACCTATGGCGTCACTAATTCAGGGAAGACTTACACCATCCAGG GTAGTGGTGCTGATGCGGGgatcctgcctcgctccctggcCATCATTTTCAATAGTATTGGGACGCGGTTGTACCGGGCCACGGATCTGAAGCCCTTCCTCTCGAGTGAGGTGACCTGGCTGGACAGCAAGCAGGTTCAACAGGAGGAAATGAAAAAGCAGGCCCTGCTTTGTGGCAAGATGAAGGAG GAGGAGTTGTATAATTCTCTGAATAAAAATTACAGCACAGCATCCCAGCTGCAAGCAGGCACAAGTGGAAGCATTGACAGTGGCTTAGGTGGCCTCTCTTACAGCTGCCAGTCTGCCAACCTGACAAGCACCAGCCATCTAGAAG AGACGGGGCTTCGCTGGGCTGACCCAGATAATGTCTCAGTGCTGGCACAAGACGATGTGCAGTTTTCCATCTGGGTCTCATTCTTTGAGATCTACAATGAACTGATTTATGACTTGCTGGAGACGACCACACTTGGCCCAAACTGCAAGAGGCCCACCTTGCGGCTGTGCGAAGATCAGACCGGCAACCCCTACGTCAAAG ATCTGAACTGGATCAATGTTCAACATGCTGCTGAGGCCTGGAAACTGCTGCAACTGGGCAGGAGAAATCAGAGCTTTGCCAGCACCCACATGAACCAGCATTCTAGCCGCAG TCACAGCGTTTTCTCCATTCGCATTCTGCACCTCCAGGGAAGCAGCAGTGGGATGGAGCCAAAGATCAGCGA gaTGTCCCTCTGTGACCTGGCCGGCTCAGAGCGCTGCAAAGAACAGAGAACCGGGGACCGCATGAAAGAGGCAAATAACATCAACACCTCTTTGCACACGTTGGGGCGCTGCCTTACTTTGCTGCGCCAGAACCAGCAGGCGAG GCTGAAGCACAGTGTCGTTCCCTTCCGGGACAGTAAGCTCACCCGTGTGTTCCAAGGCTTCTTCACAGGACGTGGGCAGTCCTGTATGATCGTTAATATCAACCCATGTGCTTCATCGTACGACGAGACTCTTCACGTAGCTAAGTTTTCAGCTATTGCTAGTCAG CTCCTACAAGCTCCTTCAAAGCCCCTGTCGATTCAGTCTCTCATCAAGGAGCACAGCCTCAGGAGGAAGAAGATCCCTGCAGAAGTACCGTATCATGAAGCTGAATCGGACGAAGAGAGCGAGGATGAAATGGATGTGACCACATATGACAAAGAG GACCTGTTGTGTGTGGTTGAAGCTGTGCGAGACCTTCTGGTGAAAGAACGGCGGGAGAAGTTGGAGTTGGAAATGCGTCTCCGCCGTGAGATCTGCAATGAGATGATGGATCTCATACAGAAGAAGGAACAGTGGACCTG GGAGCATATGGACATCCAAAAGGAGATGCTGGAGGAGGCTTATGAGGACAGAATGAACACTCTGAAGGAGTCACTCACAGACTACTATCAGGAGAAGATTGAG AGTCAGGATGAAAAGATACAAGAACTGCAGGATGCCTTGCAAGAAGCGGAACGGCAACAGCAGCTCcaggagagaaaggaggaggaccTAGAGCAGACAACGCGCAAATCCAAACGGCTGGCAGCAGTAACGTCTGCCCAGAATCAAGCCAAGTTAGAGCAGTGTCAGGCAGAGCTGCAAAGAACTGCAGAAG AGTTGCGTAAATACCAGAAGATGCTGGAGCCGCCACTTTCCTCAAAGCCCGTCACGATGAATGTGGACCGGAAGCTGGAAGAAGGCCAAAAG AATGTACGGTTGCTGAGATCTGAACTGCAGAAACTTGGGGAGTCCCTCCAGTCAGCCGAAAGAGCATGTTGCCACAGCACAGGAGCCGGGAAACTCCGTGAAACTATCTCTAAGTGCGACAACATCCTGGTGAAGCAG GATCAGACTTTGGCTGAGCTGCAGAACAACATGATGCTAGTGAAGATGGATCTGCGGAAGAAAGCAGCCTGTATTGCAGAGCAATTTCACACTGTGCAGAAGCTCCAAGCAGCACCGACCTCTTGCAGCAAAAAACGGTTGTGTGCCAACAATGAAAATGTGCAGCCCAGAAGTCAACCTCCCGTCAAGAAGCCTTTCTTGCACAATATCCTGACTCGCACAACAGCCCTGCCTGCTGTAGCAATAGAGAGCCCCTATAGTAGTATCCTACGCACCCGTGGCACTCCAACATTTAAATCCATGGCCTTTGGCAAAAAGCACTGA
- the CDC23 gene encoding cell division cycle protein 23 homolog, producing the protein MAATSAAPAVGAGSTSADFSDLRGIKKQLLDVAERSRERGLQHSGKWASELAFALDPLPFNELPPAPELTEEDARDLDAYTLAKSYFDLKEYDRAAYFLRGCKSQKAYFLYMYSRYLSGEKKKDDETVDSLGPLEKGQVKNEVLRELRVELSKKRKARELDGFGLYLYGVVLRKLDLVKEAIDVFVEATHVLPLHWGAWLELCNLITDKEMLKFLSLPDTWIKEFFLAHIYTELQLIDEALQKYQSLIDAGFSKSTYIISQIAVAYHNIRDIDKALSIFNELRKQDPYRIENMDTFSNLLYVRSMKPELSYLAHNLCEIDKYRVETCCVIGNYYSLRSQHEKAALYFQRALKLNPRYLGAWTLMGHEYMEMKNTSAAIQAYRHAIEVNKRDYRAWYGLGQTYEILKMPFYCLYYYRRAHQLRPNDSRMLVALGECYEKLNQLVEAKKCYWRAYAVGDVEKMALVKLAKLHEQLNESEQAAQCYIKYIQDIYSCGEIVEHLEVSTAFRYLAQYYFKCKLWDEASACAQKCCAFNDTREEGKALLRQILQLRNQGETSSTEIATPFLLPSSLSANNTPTRRVSPLNLSNITP; encoded by the exons GGCCTCAGAGCTGGCTTTTGCCCTGGACCCTCTGCCCTTTAATGAGCTGCCTCCTGCACCTGAACTCACAGAG GAAGATGCTCGTGACTTGGACGCTTACACCCTTGCTAAATCTTACTTTGATCTGAAAGAGTATGACAGGGCTGCTTACTTCCTGCGTGGCTGCAAGAGCCAGAAGGCCTATTTCCTATATATGTACTCCAGATACCTG tcaGGTGAAAAAAAGAAGGATGATGAGACAGTGGATAGTCTGG GTCCGTTGGAAAAGGGGCAGGTGAAGAATGAAGTTCTAAGAGAGCTACGGGTAGAGCTTAGCAAGAAACGCAAAGCCAGAGAGCTGGATGGATTTGGCCTTTATCT GTATGGAGTTGTGTTGCGAAAGCTGGACCTGGTGAAAGAGGCCATTGATGTGTTTGTTGAAGCTACCCATGTTTTGCCATTGCACTGGGGAGCCTGGCTGGAGCTTTGTAACTTGATCACAGACAAAGAAATG CTGAAGTTCCTGTCCTTGCCAGATACCTGGATAAAGGAGTTCTTCCTGGCACACATCTACACAGAGCTGCAGCTGATAGATGAGGCCTTGCAGAAGTACCAGAGTCTTATTGATGCAGGATTTTCGAAGAGCACCTACATTATCTCTCAGATTGCAGTGGCCTATCACAATATCAGAG ATATTGATAAAGCTCTGTCCATCTTCAATGAACTAAGAAAACAAGACCCTTACAGGATAGAAAATATGGACACCTTCTCTAATCTGCTGTATGTCAGG AGCATGAAGCCTGAACTGAGCTATTTGGCCCACAACCTATGTGAGATTGACAAGTACCGTGTTGAGACCTGCTGTGTGATTG GGAACTACTATAGTTTGCGCTCACAGCATGAAAAAGCAGCTCTCTACTTCCAGAGAGCGTTGAAGCTGAATCCTCGATACCTTGGAGCATGGACCCTCATGGGACATGAATATATGGAAATGAAAAACACATCAGCAGCTATTCAGGCATATAG ACATGCCATAGAAGTGAATAAAAGAGACTACAGAGCATGGTACGGATTGGGGCAAACATATGAGATCCTCAAGATGCCCTTTTACTGTCTCTATTACTATCGGCGGGCCCATCAGCTCAG GCCCAATGATTCCCGTATGCTGGTAGCTCTTGGAGAATGTTACGAGAAATTGAATCAGCTAGTGGAAGCCAAAAAG TGTTATTGGAGAGCCTATGCTGTTGGAGATGTGGAAAAAATGGCACTGGTGAAACTAGCGAA gCTTCATGAACAGTTGAATGAATCGGAGCAAGCTGCTCAGTGCTATATCAAATACATACAAGATATCTATTCTTGTGGG GAGATAGTGGAGCACCTGGAAGTAAGCACTGCCTTCCGCTACCTGGCTCAATATTATTTCAAGTGTAAACTCTGGGATGAAGCCTCAGCCTGTGCCCAGAAATGCTGTGCATTCAATGAC acaagagaagaagggaaggccCTCTTGCGGCAAATCTTACAGTTACGAAATCAAGGGGAGACCTCATCCACAGAGATTGCCACACCTTTTTTGCTTCCTTCTTCACTATCTGCCAATAACACTCCAACACGCCGTGTGTCACCCCTGAACTTGTCCAATATTACACCTTAA